Proteins encoded in a region of the Saccharomyces eubayanus strain FM1318 chromosome V, whole genome shotgun sequence genome:
- the SPF1 gene encoding ion-transporting P-type ATPase SPF1 — protein MTEKAFVSSPIVRDSRLLVPKSSAFKPYVLPFFPLYATFAQLYFQQYDRYIKGPEWTFVYLGTLVSLNILVMLMPAWNVKIKASFNYSTTKNVNEATHIIVYTTPNNGSDDIVEIQRVTEAGSLQTFFQFQKKRFLWHEDEQVFSSPKFLVDESPKVGDFQKSKGHSGDLTHLRRLYGENSFDIPIPTFMELFKEHAVAPLFVFQVFCVALWLLDEFWYYSLFNLFMIISMEAAAVFQRLTALKEFRTMGIKPYTINVFRNKKWVALPSNELLPMDLVSVTRTAEDSAMPCDLILVDGSCIVNEAMLSGESTPLLKESIKLRPSEDSLQLDGVDKIAVLHGGTKALQVTPPEHKSDIPPPPDGGALAIVTKTGFETSQGSLVRVMIYSAERVSVDNKEALMFILFLLIFAVVASWYVWVEGTKMGRIQSKLILDCILIITSVVPPELPMELTMAVNSSLAALSKFYVYCTEPFRIPFAGRIDVCCFDKTGTLTGEDLVFEGLAGISEDGENIRHLYSAAEAPESTILVIGAAHALVKLDDGDVVGDPMEKATLKAIGWAVEKKNTTFREGTGKLNVIRRFQFSSALKRSASIASHNDTLFAAVKGAPETIRERLSNIPKNYDDIYKSFTRSGSRVLALASKQLPKLSQPKIEELTRDEVESDLIFNGFLIFHCPLKEDAIETIKMLNESSHRSVMITGDNPLTAVHVAKEVGIVFGETLILDRAGKSDDGQLLFRDVEETITIPFDPSKDTFDHSQLFDRYDIAVTGYALSALXGHSQLRDLLRHAWVYARVSPSQKEFLLNTLKDMGYQTLMCGDGTNDVGALKQAHVGIALLNGTEEGLNKLGEQRRMETMKMMYIKQTEFMARWNQPQPPVPELIAHLFPPGPKNPHYLKTLESKGTIITPEMRKLVEEANAKPVEVIKPNGLTEKKPTDLASMLLDSAGDAQGDEAPALKLGDASCAAPFTSKLANVSAVTNIIRQGRCALVNTIQMYKILALNCLISAYSLSIIYMAGVKFGDGQATVSGLLLSVCFLSISRGKPLQKLSKQRPQAGIFNVYIMGSILSQFAIHIATLVYITTEIYKLEPREPQVDLEKQFAPSLLNTGIFIIQLVQQVSTFAVNYQGEPFRENIRSNKGMYYGLIGVTGLALASATEFFPELNEAMKFVPMSDDFKIKLTLTLLLDFFGSWGAEQVFKFFFMDDKPSDISIQKVKIASK, from the coding sequence ATGACGGAGAAAGCATTTGTGAGCAGTCCTATTGTTAGGGACTCGAGGCTGTTGGTGCCAAAGTCATCAGCATTTAAGCCATACGTATTACCGTTTTTCCCATTATACGCTACCTTTGCTCAACtatattttcaacaataTGATCGTTACATCAAGGGACCTGAGTGgacttttgtttatttggGGACACTGGTCTCTTTGAATATCCTGGTAATGTTGATGCCTGCTTGGAATGTCAAGATCAAGGCAAGTTTCAACTACAGTACTACTAAAAATGTCAATGAAGCTACTCACATAATCGTCTATACTACCCCAAACAATGGTTCTGACGATATTGTGGAAATCCAAAGGGTCACCGAAGCAGGGTCTTTgcaaactttttttcaattccaaaagaagagattCTTGTGGCATGAAGATGAGCAAGTCTTTTCATCACCTAAGTTTCTTGTGGATGAATCTCCAAAGGTTGGtgatttccaaaaaagtaAGGGACACTCTGGCGACTTGACTCATTTGAGAAGACTATATGGTGAAAACAGTTTTGATATTCCTATTCCAACTTTTATGGAATTGTTTAAGGAACATGCAGTTGCACCATTGTTTGTCTTCCAAGTATTCTGTGTCGCATTATGGTTATTAGATGAGTTCTGGTATTACTCtttgttcaatttgttCATGATTATTTCCATGGAAGCTGCTGCAGTATTCCAAAGATTGACTGCGTTGAAGGAATTCAGAACTATGGGTATCAAGCCATACACTATCAACGTGTttagaaataaaaagtgGGTGGCCTTACCAAGTAATGAATTGTTACCTATGGATTTGGTCTCTGTAACAAGAACTGCTGAAGATAGCGCGATGCCATGTGATCTGATCTTGGTTGATGGTTCTTGTATTGTCAATGAAGCAATGCTTTCAGGTGAATCTACTCCATTATTAAAGGAGTCCATCAAATTGCGCCCTAGTGAAGACAGTCTACAATTGGACGGTGTTGATAAGATTGCCGTACTACACGGTGGTACAAAAGCCTTGCAAGTTACTCCTCCTGAACACAAATCCGATATTCCACCACCACCTGATGGAGGTGCTTTAGCAATTGTCACTAAAACTGGGTTTGAAACATCTCAAGGTTCTTTAGTTCGTGTTATGATTTATTCTGCGGAACGTGTTTCTGTTGACAATAAGGAAGCATTGATGttcatcctcttcttgTTAATTTTCGCTGTTGTTGCCTCCTGGTACGTTTGGGTTGAAGGTACAAAAATGGGTAGAATTCAATCTAAATTGATTTTAGACTGTATTTTGATTATTACATCTGTTGTTCCTCCTGAATTGCCAATGGAATTAACCATGGCCGTTAATAGTTCCTTAGCTGCcctttccaaattttaTGTCTATTGTACTGAACCATTTAGAATCCCATTCGCTGGTAGAATTGATGTATGTTGTTTCGACAAGACTGGTACTTTGACAGGCGAAGatcttgtttttgaaggTTTAGCTGGTATTTCTGAAGACGGTGAAAATATTCGTCACTTATATAGTGCAGCCGAAGCACCAGAAAGTACAATCCTCGTTATTGGCGCTGCTCATGCTCTAGTTAAGCTagatgatggtgatgttGTTGGTGATCCAATGGAAAAGGCTACCTTGAAGGCTATCGGTTGGGCTgttgagaaaaagaataccaCTTTCAGAGAAGGTACTGGTAAGTTGAATGTCATCCGTAGATTCCaattttcttctgctttGAAAAGATCAGCTTCTATTGCCTCTCACAATGACACTCTGTTCGCTGCTGTTAAAGGTGCACCTGAAACTATTCGTGAAAGGCTTTCCAACATTCCCAAGAACTACGATGACATTTACAAGTCTTTTACACGTTCTGGTTCAAGAGTTTTGGCTTTGGCTTCTAAACAATTACCAAAACTATCTCAACCtaaaattgaagaattgaCCCGTGATGAAGTTGAATCAGACTTAATTTTCAATGGGTTCTTGATTTTCCACTGTCCCTTGAAAGAGGACGCTATTGAAACGATTAAAATGTTGAATGAATCTTCCCATCGTTCTGTTATGATTACCGGTGATAACCCACTGACTGCAGTTCACGTAGCTAAGGAAGTTGGGATTGTTTTTGGTGaaactttgattttggatAGAGCTGGAAAATCAGACGATGGCCAATTGTTGTTCCgtgatgttgaagaaacGATCACTATTCCATTTGATCCATCAAAGGATACTTTTGATCATTCTCAATTATTTGATAGATACGATATTGCTGTTACTGGTTATGCTTTAAGTGCCTTAKACGGACACTCTCAATTAAGGGACTTGTTACGTCACGCTTGGGTCTATGCACGTGTATCACCATCTCAAAAGGAATTCTTGTTGAATACACTTAAGGATATGGGATATCAAACCCTTATGTGTGGTGATGGTACTAACGATGTTGGTGCCTTGAAACAAGCTCACGTTGGTATTGCATTGTTAAACGGTACTGAAGAAGGCTTGAATAAGTTGGGTGAACAACGTAGAATGGAAACTATGAAAATGATGTACATCAAACAAACTGAATTCATGGCTAGATGGAACCAACCACAGCCACCTGTTCCTGAACTTATTGCCCACTTATTCCCTCCTGGTCCAAAGAATCCtcattatttgaaaactttagaAAGTAAAGGTACTATTATTACTCCAGAAATGAGAAAACTAGTTGAAGAAGCGAATGCTAAACCCGTTGAAGTTATCAAACCAAACGGATTAACCGAGAAGAAGCCAACCGATTTGGCTTCTATGTTATTGGATTCTGCCGGTGATGCTCAAGGTGATGAGGCTCCAGCTCTAAAGTTAGGTGATGCATCTTGTGCTGCTCCATTTACCTCTAAACTTGCTAATGTTTCTGCTGTTACCAATATTATACGTCAAGGTCGTTGTGCTTTAGTCAATACCATTCAAATGTACAAAATCTTAGCTTTGAATTGTCTAATTAGTGCCTATTCCTTGTCTATCATTTATATGGCTGGTGTCAAGTTCGGTGATGGTCAAGCTACTGTTTCTGGTTTATTGTTGTCAGTCTGTTTCTTGAGTATTTCCCGTGGTAAGCCTTTacaaaaattatcaaagCAAAGACCTCAAGCTGGAATTTTCAATGTTTATATCATGGGATCCATTTTATCTCAATTTGCTATTCACATTGCTACTTTGGTTTACATCACAACGGAAATCTACAAATTGGAACCTAGAGAGCCACAAGTTGATCTCGAAAAGCAGTTTGCTCCATCTCTATTAAACACAggtattttcattattcaaTTGGTGCAACAAGTCTCTACATTTGCTGTTAACTATCAAGGTGAACCATTTAGAGAAAACATTAGAAGTAACAAGGGTATGTATTACGGTTTAATAGGTGTGACAGGTTTGGCACTTGCAAGTGCAACAGAGTTTTTCCCTGAGCTGAACGAGGCTATGAAGTTTGTGCCAATGAGCGACGACTTTAAGATAAAATTGACCTTGACACTGCTActtgatttctttggtAGTTGGGGTGCTGAACAagtcttcaaattcttctttatgGATGACAAGCCATCTGACATTTCTATTCAAAAGGTCAAGATTGCTTCCAAATGA
- the ECM10 gene encoding Hsp70 family ATPase ECM10 — MLIAKRTQRARNPLYTITRLQSTKVQGGVIGIDLGTTNSAVAIMEGKAPKIIENAEGSRTTPSVVAFTKDGERLVGTPAKRQSVINPENTLFATKRLIGRRFEDAEVQRDIKQVPFKIVKHSNGDAWVKARGQTYSPAQIGGFVLSKMKETADAYLGKSVKNAVVTVPAYFNDAQRQATKDAGQIIGLNVLRVVNEPTAAALAYGLDKSESKVVAVFDLGGGTFDISILDIDNGVFEVKSTNGDTHLGGEDFDIYLLREIVSRFKAETGIDLENDRMAIQRIREAAEKAKIELSSTVSTEINLPFITADATGPKHINMSFSRAQLESLTAPLINRTIDPVKKALKDAKLTSSDISDVLLVGGMSRMPKVVETVKKLFGKDASKAINPDEAVALGAAIQGAVLSGEITDVLLLDVTPLSLGIETLGGVFTRLIPRNSTIPTKKSQIFSTAAAGQTAVEVKVFQGERELVNDNKLIGNFSLQGIPPAPKGVPQIEVTFDIDANGIINVSAKDHASNKDSSITVAGASGLSEVEIEQMVNEAEKYKGQDAVRRKAIETANKADQLANDTENSLKEFEERLDKTDSQILKDQISSLRELISRVQAGDEVNGEDLTSKIDKLQTSSLKLFEQLYKNNGNSQSETKNGNPEK; from the coding sequence ATGTTAATAGCTAAGCGTACCCAACGGGCACGTAATCCACTTTATACTATAACTCGTTTACAGTCAACAAAGGTTCAAGGAGGAGTTATTGGTATTGATTTAGGTACCACTAATTCTGCGGTGGCTATTATGGAAGGTAAAGCTCCAAAGATCATTGAAAACGCGGAAGGCTCAAGAACTACCCCATCTGTAGTGGCTTTCACTAAGGATGGTGAACGTTTAGTTGGTACTCCAGCAAAACGTCAATCCGTTATAAACCCAGAAAACACTTTGTTTGCTACTAAGCGTTTAATCGGTCGCCGTTTTGAAGATGCTGAAGTTCAAAGGGACATTAAACAGGTTCCCTTCAAGATTGTAAAGCATTCTAATGGGGATGCCTGGGTAAAAGCAAGAGGCCAAACATATTCCCCAGCACAAATAGGTGGTTTTGTCCTGAGTAAAATGAAGGAAACGGCTGACGCTTATTTGGGTAAAAGCGTGAAAAATGCCGTTGTTACTGTTCCTGCTTACTTTAACGATGCTCAAAGGCAGGCAACCAAAGATGCAGGGCAAATTATAGGGCTGAACGTATTGCGAGTTGTTAATGAACCCACAGCTGCCGCCTTAGCTTATGGATTGGATAAATCCGAGTCAAAAGTCGTTGCGGTTTTTGACTTAGGTGGAGGTACTTTTGACATCTCCATCTTGGACATCGATAACGGAGTTTTTGAAGTCAAGTCTACTAATGGTGACACTCATTTGGGTGGTGAAGATTTCGATATCTATTTGTTGAGAGAAATCGTTTCTCGTTTTAAGGCTGAAACCGGTATCGATTTAGAGAATGACCGTATGGCCATTCAAAGGATAAGAGAAGCTGCTGAAAAGGCCAAGATCGAGTTATCGTCGACTGTTTCTACCGAAATTAACTTGCCTTTCATTACCGCCGATGCCACAGGTCCGAAGCATATCAACATGTCTTTTTCTAGGGCCCAACTTGAAAGTTTAACCGCTCCCTTAATAAACAGAACGATTGATCCGGTCaaaaaagctttgaaaGACGCAAAGCTCACGTCTTCCGATATATCTGATGTTTTACTAGTCGGCGGTATGTCAAGAATGCCTAAGGTTGTAGAAACTGTGAAAAAGTTATTCGGCAAGGATGCTTCCAAAGCCATTAACCCTGATGAAGCGGTAGCACTGGGCGCTGCTATCCAAGGTGCCGTCTTGTCTGGTGAAATTACTGACGTTTTGTTACTGGACGTTACTCCTTTATCGTTAGGAATTGAAACCCTAGGAGGTGTTTTCACTAGATTaattccaagaaattcCACGATTCCCACCAAAAAATCCCAAATTTTTTCCACTGCCGCAGCAGGTCAAACAGCAGTCGAAGTTAAAGTTTTCCAAGGCGAGAGGGAGTTGGTCAATGATAATAAATTAATCGGGAATTTTTCTCTCCAAGGTATTCCCCCAGCACCAAAAGGTGTTCCCCAAATTGAAGTCACTTTTGATATTGATGCCAATGGAATAATCAACGTTTCAGCAAAAGATCATGCCAGTAACAAAGACTCTTCTATTACTGTTGCTGGAGCTTCAGGACTTTCTGAAgttgaaattgaacaaatggTTAACGAGGCCGAAAAATATAAAGGCCAAGATGCAGTTAGAAGAAAAGCTATCGAAACCGCCAATAAAGCTGATCAATTAGCCAATGACACCGAGAATTCCTTGAAGGAATTTGAAGAGAGATTGGATAAAACCGACTCTCAAATCCTCAAAGACCAGATTTCGTCATTAAGGGAATTAATATCCCGAGTGCAAGCTGGCGATGAAGTTAATGGCGAGGACTTAACAAGcaaaattgataaattaCAAACGTCATCGTTAAAACTCTTTGAACAGCTCTACAAGAATAATGGAAATTCTCAATCTGAAACTAAGAATGGGAACCCCGAGAAATAA
- the BUD16 gene encoding putative pyridoxal kinase BUD16, which yields MPRLLATQSHVVHGYVGNKAATFPLQCLGWDVDCCNSVQFSNHTGYGLDKVFGTITDETDLKQLLSGLFDNFPRDYQALLSGYLPNKNSVRCMGTYYAKFKEENPEIIWLMDPVMGDEGQLYVSEDVIPEYRKIALSPKQLVDIITPNQFELEILYGEEIKTKEHLKKALEKLHRTIPVIIVTSCDCKMFDDQDFIYCVASMKGKTPVVYRVPFIDSYFTGVGDLFSALLLDRVYKILSNPTTTLEFEDQVNNVLNVIQKVLNVTRSYTSGKINAKMGSALEMKEMELRIIESRDIYETININEKDYVYTRL from the coding sequence ATGCCTCGGCTCTTGGCAACACAATCTCATGTAGTGCACGGCTACGTGGGAAACAAAGCTGCTACGTTTCCTTTGCAATGTCTAGGTTGGGATGTAGACTGTTGCAATAGTGTCCAGTTTTCCAATCATACCGGATATGGTTTAGACAAAGTATTTGGAACTATAACAGATGAAACTGATCTAAAGCAACTCTTATCAGGCCTATTCGATAATTTTCCTCGAGACTACCAAGCTTTACTTTCGGGTTACTTGCCCAATAAAAATTCGGTTCGATGTATGGGGACGTATTATGCTAAGTTCAAGGAAGAAAATCCTGAAATAATATGGCTTATGGATCCTGTGATGGGAGATGAAGGACAATTATATGTTAGTGAAGATGTTATACCAGAATACCGGAAAATAGCGTTGTCTCCCAAACAGCTGGTCGATATAATAACTCCAAATCAATTTGAGTTGGAAATATTATATGGAGAAGAAATTAAGACCAAAgaacatttgaaaaaggcaTTAGAAAAGCTACATCGTACGATTCCAGTGATAATTGTTACATCTTGTGACTGTAAGATGTTTGATGATCAAGATTTTATCTATTGTGTGGCTTCTATGAAAGGCAAGACACCTGTTGTTTATAGAGTGCCGTTCATTGATTCGTATTTTACTGGGGTCGGTGATTTGTTCTCTGCTTTGCTATTAGACCGAGTCTATAAAATCTTGTCAAACCCAACAACAACtttagaatttgaagatcaGGTTAATAATGTGCTAAAtgttattcaaaaagtaTTGAATGTCACTCGAAGTTATACTTCAGGGAAAATCAATGCTAAAATGGGCTCCGCTCtggaaatgaaagaaatggaattGCGAATTATTGAATCAAGAGATATATACGAAACTATCAACATCAATGAAAAGGATTATGTTTATACCAGACTGTGA
- the VMA3 gene encoding H(+)-transporting V0 sector ATPase subunit c, protein MTELCPVYAPFFGAIGCASAIIFTSLGAAYGTAKSGVGICATCVLRPDLLFKNIVPVIMAGIIAIYGLVVSVLVCYSLGQKQALYTGFIQLGAGLSVGLSGLAAGFAIGIVGDAGVRGSSQQPRLFVGMILILIFAEVLGLYGLIVALLLNSRATQDVVC, encoded by the coding sequence atGACTGAATTGTGTCCTGTCTACGCCCCTTTCTTTGGTGCCATTGGTTGTGCCTCTGCCATTATCTTCACTTCCTTAGGTGCTGCTTATGGTACTGCTAAATCTGGTGTTGGTATCTGTGCCACTTGTGTGTTGAGACCAGACTTGCTTTTCAAGAACATTGTTCCTGTTATTATGGCTGGTATCATTGCCATTTATGGGCTGGTTGTTTCCGTCTTGGTCTGTTATTCATTGGGCCAAAAGCAAGCTTTGTACACTGGTTTCATCCAATTGGGTGCCGGTTTATCTGTCGGTTTGAGTGGTCTAGCTGCAGGTTTCGCTATTGGTATCGTCGGTGATGCAGGTGTTAGAGGTTCCTCTCAACAACCAAGATTGTTCGTCGgtatgattttgattttgatttttgctGAAGTTTTAGGTTTGTACGGTTTGATTGTTGCTTTGTTGTTGAACTCCAGAGCTACTCAAGACGTTGTTTGTTAA
- the SNU13 gene encoding RNA binding protein SNU13 yields MSAPNPKAFPLADAALTQQILDVVQQAANLRQLKKGANEATKTLNRGISEFIIMAADCEPIEILLHLPLLCEDKNVPYVFVPSRVALGRACGVSRPVIAASITTNDASAIKTQIYAVKDKIETLLI; encoded by the coding sequence ATGTCCGCTCCAAACCCAAAGGCTTTCCCATTAGCTGATGCTGCATTAACCCAACAAATCTTGGATGTTGTCCAACAAGCTGCCAATTTGAGacaattgaagaagggTGCCAACGAAGCTACCAAGACTTTAAACCGTGGTATCTCtgaattcatcatcatgGCTGCTGACTGTGAACCTATTGAAATCTTATTGCATTTGCCATTACTATGTGAAGATAAAAACGTTCCATACGTCTTTGTCCCATCTAGAGTCGCTTTAGGTAGAGCTTGTGGTGTTTCTAGACCAGTTATTGCTGCTTCTATTACCACTAACGATGCTTCTGCTATCAAGACCCAAATCTACGCCGTTAAGGACAAGATTGAAACCTTGTTAATTTAA
- the RIP1 gene encoding ubiquinol--cytochrome-c reductase catalytic subunit RIP1, with amino-acid sequence MLGIRSSVKSCFKPMSLTSKRLISQSLVANKSTYRTPNFDDVLKENNDPDKGRSYAYFMVGAMGLLSSAGAKSTVETFISSMTATADVLAMAKVEVNLAAIPLGKNVVVKWQGKPVFIRHRTPHEIQEANSVEMSALKDPQTDADRVKDPQWLIMLGICTHLGCVPIGEAGDFGGWFCPCHGSHYDISGRIRKGPAPLNLEIPSYEFEGEKVIVG; translated from the coding sequence atgtTAGGAATAAGATCGTCTGTCAAATCCTGCTTCAAGCCAATGTCTTTGACTTCTAAAAGATTGATCTCTCAATCTTTGGTGGCTAACAAATCTACATATAGAACGCCCAACTTTGATGACGTTCTGAAAGAGAACAACGACCCTGATAAGGGCCGTTCTTACGCTTATTTCATGGTCGGTGCTATGGGTCTCTTGTCTTCTGCTGGTGCCAAGTCGACTGTTGAAACATTTATTTCATCCATGACTGCCACAGCCGATGTTCTAGCTATGGCCAAAGTTGAAGTCAACTTGGCCGCCATTCCATTAGGTAAAAATGTCGTCGTCAAATGGCAAGGTAAGCCCGTGTTCATTAGACACAGAACTCCTCATGAAATCCAAGAGGCTAACAGTGTGGAAATGTCCGCTTTGAAGGACCCACAGACTGATGCTGACAGAGTCAAAGACCCTCAATGGTTGATCATGCTGGGTATCTGTACTCATTTGGGTTGTGTTCCAATTGGTGAAGCTGGTGATTTCGGTGGTTGGTTCTGTCCTTGTCACGGTTCACATTATGATATTTCTGGTAGAATCAGAAAGGGTCCTGCTCCTTTGAATCTGGAAATTCCTTCCTACGAATTTGAAGGTGAAAAGGTAATTGTTGGttaa